A window of the Halopseudomonas phragmitis genome harbors these coding sequences:
- a CDS encoding phosphatidate cytidylyltransferase, whose protein sequence is MLKQRVITGVILAPIAIAGFIFLQGGLFALFIGAVVTLGAWEWARLAGETAQTHRVVYAAVVAVILWALYQFGWTPGPVLVPALLWWLLACVLIVRYPEAKGLRSGMPLAWLFGLLILVPAWYGLVWLRGQAHGLWLILALVVLVWAADIGAYFAGKTWGKRKLLPNVSPGKTLEGLLGGVLLTQALALAALLYLNWTLPALLLGLLGALLVVLFSVVGDLTESLFKREQGLKDSSKLLPGHGGVLDRIDSLTAAIPVFSLCWWLIGSQLG, encoded by the coding sequence ATGCTCAAGCAACGGGTAATAACCGGGGTAATCCTGGCGCCGATCGCAATTGCCGGCTTCATTTTCCTGCAGGGTGGTCTGTTTGCCCTGTTCATCGGTGCGGTGGTCACCCTTGGTGCCTGGGAGTGGGCTCGTCTGGCTGGTGAAACCGCACAGACCCATCGGGTGGTCTATGCCGCGGTTGTGGCGGTGATTCTCTGGGCCTTGTATCAGTTTGGCTGGACACCTGGCCCGGTGCTGGTGCCGGCGCTGTTGTGGTGGCTGCTGGCCTGTGTCCTGATCGTACGTTATCCCGAAGCCAAGGGGTTGCGCAGTGGTATGCCGCTGGCCTGGTTGTTCGGGCTGCTGATTTTGGTTCCGGCTTGGTATGGCCTGGTCTGGCTCAGAGGTCAGGCGCATGGCCTGTGGCTGATTCTGGCCTTGGTAGTGCTGGTCTGGGCGGCGGATATTGGCGCCTATTTCGCCGGCAAGACCTGGGGCAAACGCAAGCTGTTGCCCAATGTCAGTCCTGGCAAGACCCTGGAAGGTTTGCTGGGTGGTGTGCTGCTGACCCAGGCGCTGGCACTGGCAGCGCTGCTTTATCTGAACTGGACCTTGCCGGCGCTGCTGCTGGGGCTGCTGGGTGCCTTGCTGGTGGTGTTGTTTTCGGTGGTCGGCGATCTGACTGAAAGTCTGTTCAAGCGCGAACAAGGCCTCAAGGACAGTAGCAAGCTGTTGCCTGGACATGGCGGGGTGCTTGATCGGATTGATAGCCTGACGGCGGCCATTCCGGTGTTTTCGCTGTGCTGGTGGTTGATTGGGAGTCAGCTCGGGTGA
- the rseP gene encoding sigma E protease regulator RseP — protein MDLLFTIVATIVALGLLVTIHEYGHFWVARRCGVKVLRFSVGFGSPLYRWYDRQGTEFVIAAIPLGGYVKMLDEREAPVDEAELERAFNRKDVKQRIAIVAAGPLANFLLAIVAFWIIAVVGITTLAPVLGPVQPGSVAARAGLSEGLEILEVDGRTTRSWHEVNLQLIRRLGETGQMQVTARSLEGGEPQTYTLELRDWLRGADQPDPIAALGLTSWQPVVAPRIGQLNADGAAAAAGLQEGDLIVEVNGEPVDDWVRQVVPAIQNSAGQTLNLGVERNGRFLSVELVPAVREQGERQVGFIGAGVEAFDWPEHMIRSIDYNPLVAIPVAVGKTWDMTVLTLESLKKMLTGLVSAKNLSGPITIAKVAGASAKSGLESFLTFIAYLSISLGVLNLLPIPVLDGGHLVYYTAEWIRGKPLSERIQAWGLQIGLTLIVGIMLFAIYNDISRLGG, from the coding sequence ATGGATCTGCTGTTTACAATTGTGGCGACCATTGTGGCTTTGGGCCTACTGGTCACCATCCACGAATACGGGCACTTCTGGGTCGCACGCCGCTGTGGGGTCAAGGTTCTGCGTTTTTCGGTCGGCTTCGGCTCGCCGCTGTATCGCTGGTATGACCGTCAGGGCACCGAATTCGTGATTGCCGCCATTCCCCTGGGTGGCTACGTCAAGATGCTGGATGAGCGTGAGGCACCGGTCGATGAGGCGGAGCTGGAGCGCGCGTTCAATCGCAAGGACGTCAAACAGCGCATCGCTATCGTTGCCGCAGGGCCTTTGGCCAACTTTCTGCTGGCCATTGTCGCTTTCTGGATTATCGCCGTAGTTGGTATTACCACGTTGGCGCCCGTGCTTGGTCCAGTACAGCCGGGCAGTGTGGCGGCGCGTGCAGGTTTGAGCGAAGGGCTGGAAATTCTTGAGGTCGATGGCCGGACAACCCGCAGTTGGCATGAGGTTAATCTGCAATTGATCCGCCGGCTTGGCGAAACCGGACAGATGCAGGTCACGGCCCGGAGCCTGGAAGGCGGCGAGCCGCAAACCTACACCCTGGAGTTGCGCGACTGGTTGCGCGGCGCCGATCAGCCTGATCCGATTGCCGCGTTGGGGTTGACCAGTTGGCAGCCGGTGGTGGCGCCACGGATCGGTCAGCTCAATGCCGACGGTGCGGCGGCAGCGGCGGGATTGCAAGAGGGTGATCTGATTGTCGAGGTCAATGGCGAGCCGGTTGATGACTGGGTACGCCAGGTGGTACCGGCGATTCAGAACAGTGCGGGACAGACGCTGAACCTGGGGGTTGAACGCAATGGTCGGTTCCTGAGTGTGGAACTGGTGCCGGCGGTCCGGGAGCAGGGCGAGCGTCAGGTCGGCTTCATCGGTGCAGGGGTCGAAGCATTCGACTGGCCCGAGCACATGATCCGCTCAATTGACTACAACCCGTTGGTGGCGATCCCGGTGGCGGTCGGCAAAACCTGGGACATGACCGTACTAACCCTGGAATCGCTGAAGAAAATGCTGACCGGGCTGGTCTCGGCAAAAAACTTGAGTGGCCCGATAACCATTGCTAAAGTGGCGGGCGCTTCGGCCAAGTCGGGGCTGGAGAGTTTTCTCACATTTATTGCTTATCTGAGCATAAGTCTGGGGGTACTCAACCTGCTGCCGATTCCGGTGCTTGATGGGGGGCATCTGGTCTATTACACCGCTGAATGGATCCGCGGCAAGCCGCTGTCCGAGCGGATTCAGGCCTGGGGGTTGCAAATTGGCCTGACGCTGATTGTCGGGATCATGCTGTTCGCCATCTATAACGATATCAGCCGGTTGGGTGGCTAA
- the bamA gene encoding outer membrane protein assembly factor BamA, which translates to MKRYLLPALLLTLLAPGIALADAFRITDIRVNGLQRVSAGSVFSALPLNIGEQVDNQQLVEASRALFRTGFFQDIQLGREGDVLVITVVERPSIASIELEGNKAIKSEDLLNGLRMAGLAEGEIFQQATLEGVRNELLRQYVSQGRYSADIETQVIAEPRNRVSLKIVIDEGSVASISHVNVVGNTVFSNEDLTDLFELKTSRWYRFFSSADKYSREKLSGDLERLRSYYLDRGYINMDIVSTQVSITPDKKHVYITVNIDEGEQYSVRDVRLSGDLVVAEDEVRKLLLIEPGQVFSRQVLTATSDLISRRLGNEGYTFANVNGIPEIHEEDRSVTVTFVVDPGQRAYVNRINFRGNTKTDDEVLRREMRQMEGGWASTHLIDQSKVRLERLGFFKEVNVETVPVPGADDLIDVNYTVEEQPSGSITASLGFAQGTGLILGGSISQNNFFGTGNRVSFSATRSEYQTALSFGFLNPYFTVDGVSMGYNAFYRTTDYDRLNVDISSYAVDSYGAGFNFGYPISDNSRLNFGLSVQNDEVKTGRYTVLEIHEFLRQEGDKFTNFKFNAGWSQSTLNRGVFPDRGHSQSLGAEVTVPGSDLSFYSLDYRAQKFFPMTEDLTLRLHTDLGYVDRFGSTKSVPFYEHYFAGGIGSVRGFRDSTLGPRSTPSMSNEDDPRFPEGSLTDPDQDPLPFGGNVKVTGGAEVLFPLPFIKDQRSLRTVLFVDVGNVFDTNCLNENRNCGDVDLGDLRYSAGVGLNWLTALGPLGFSLAVPLNKQSGDKTQVFQFTLGQTF; encoded by the coding sequence ATGAAACGTTACCTATTGCCTGCGCTATTGCTGACACTCCTGGCGCCTGGGATTGCTCTTGCCGACGCCTTCCGGATCACCGACATTCGCGTCAATGGGTTGCAGCGTGTATCCGCTGGCAGCGTATTCAGCGCGCTGCCACTCAATATTGGTGAGCAGGTCGACAATCAGCAACTGGTTGAGGCTTCTCGGGCGCTGTTTCGCACCGGGTTCTTCCAGGATATTCAACTCGGCCGCGAAGGCGATGTACTGGTGATCACTGTGGTCGAGCGGCCATCGATTGCCTCGATTGAGCTGGAAGGCAACAAGGCGATCAAGAGTGAAGATCTGCTTAATGGTCTGCGTATGGCCGGCCTGGCGGAGGGTGAGATTTTCCAGCAGGCGACCCTTGAAGGGGTGCGCAACGAACTACTACGCCAGTACGTGTCCCAGGGGCGCTACTCGGCCGATATCGAAACCCAGGTAATTGCTGAGCCGCGCAACCGGGTTTCGCTGAAAATCGTCATCGATGAGGGCTCGGTGGCATCGATCAGTCATGTCAATGTGGTCGGCAATACGGTTTTTTCCAACGAAGACCTGACCGACCTGTTCGAGCTCAAGACCAGCCGCTGGTACCGCTTCTTCAGCAGTGCCGACAAGTATTCGCGGGAGAAACTCTCCGGTGACCTGGAGCGTCTGCGTTCCTACTATCTGGACCGTGGCTATATCAATATGGATATTGTCTCGACCCAGGTATCCATTACGCCGGACAAGAAACACGTCTACATCACGGTCAATATCGACGAGGGCGAGCAGTACAGCGTACGTGATGTGCGTTTGTCCGGTGACCTGGTCGTGGCTGAGGACGAAGTACGCAAGTTGCTGTTGATTGAGCCGGGCCAGGTTTTTTCCCGTCAGGTGCTGACGGCGACCTCTGACCTGATCAGCCGGCGCCTGGGCAACGAGGGGTATACCTTCGCTAACGTCAACGGTATTCCCGAGATCCATGAGGAAGATCGCAGCGTCACCGTGACCTTCGTGGTTGACCCGGGGCAGCGGGCCTATGTCAACCGGATCAATTTCCGTGGCAATACCAAGACTGATGACGAAGTACTGCGCCGGGAAATGCGCCAGATGGAAGGCGGCTGGGCTTCGACCCACCTGATCGACCAGTCCAAGGTCCGACTTGAACGGCTGGGCTTCTTCAAGGAAGTCAATGTCGAAACCGTGCCGGTGCCCGGTGCTGACGACCTGATCGATGTCAACTACACGGTGGAAGAGCAGCCGTCCGGCTCTATCACGGCCAGCCTGGGCTTTGCTCAGGGTACCGGTCTGATTCTTGGTGGTTCGATCAGTCAGAACAACTTCTTCGGCACCGGTAACCGGGTCAGTTTCAGTGCTACCCGTTCCGAGTACCAGACGGCGTTGTCGTTTGGCTTTCTCAACCCGTATTTCACGGTTGACGGCGTGAGCATGGGCTACAACGCCTTCTATCGCACCACCGACTATGACCGTTTGAACGTCGATATCTCCAGCTACGCGGTTGACTCCTACGGTGCCGGCTTCAACTTCGGTTACCCGATCAGCGACAACTCGCGATTGAATTTCGGTCTGTCGGTGCAGAATGACGAGGTCAAGACCGGGCGTTATACCGTACTGGAAATCCACGAGTTCCTGCGCCAGGAAGGTGATAAGTTCACCAACTTCAAGTTCAACGCCGGCTGGTCGCAGTCGACCCTCAACCGCGGGGTCTTCCCTGACCGCGGGCACTCGCAGTCGCTAGGCGCTGAGGTTACGGTGCCGGGCAGTGACCTAAGCTTCTATTCGCTCGATTATCGGGCACAGAAGTTTTTCCCGATGACTGAAGATCTGACTCTGCGTCTGCATACTGACCTGGGCTATGTGGATCGCTTCGGCAGTACCAAGTCGGTGCCGTTCTATGAGCACTACTTTGCCGGCGGTATCGGCTCGGTACGAGGTTTTCGTGACAGTACCCTGGGGCCGCGTAGTACGCCGAGTATGAGTAACGAGGATGATCCGCGGTTCCCCGAGGGATCGTTGACCGATCCGGATCAGGATCCGTTGCCCTTCGGTGGTAACGTCAAGGTCACCGGCGGTGCTGAAGTGCTGTTCCCGCTGCCTTTCATCAAGGACCAGCGCTCGCTGCGCACGGTGCTGTTCGTTGATGTCGGCAACGTGTTCGACACCAATTGTCTGAACGAGAACCGCAACTGCGGGGATGTCGATCTTGGGGATTTGCGTTACAGTGCCGGTGTCGGTCTGAACTGGCTGACGGCGCTGGGGCCGTTGGGCTTCAGCCTGGCTGTACCGCTGAACAAGCAGTCGGGCGACAAGACCCAGGTCTTCCAGTTCACTCTGGGTCAGACCTTCTAA
- the uppS gene encoding polyprenyl diphosphate synthase has translation MNMPVEGRKASTPRHVAIIMDGNNRWARRRLMPGVAGHKAGVEAVKAVIEVCAEAEVEVLTLFAFSSENWQRPADEVGALMELFLGALRREVRKLHENGIRLRIIGDRSRFAPELQLAMRDAEALTAGGQRMTLVVAANYGGQWDIAQAARQLARRVAAGELNPEMIDERAVEQGLSTADWPLPDLCIRTGGERRISNFLLWQLAYAELYFSDLYWPDFKHEAMREALADFACRQRRFGKTSEQIAAEG, from the coding sequence ATGAATATGCCTGTCGAGGGGCGCAAGGCGTCCACGCCGCGCCATGTGGCGATCATCATGGACGGCAACAACCGGTGGGCGCGTCGGCGCCTGATGCCGGGCGTGGCTGGCCACAAGGCTGGAGTTGAGGCGGTCAAAGCAGTCATCGAGGTGTGCGCCGAAGCCGAGGTTGAGGTGCTCACGCTGTTTGCCTTCTCCAGCGAGAACTGGCAGCGCCCGGCCGATGAGGTCGGGGCGTTGATGGAGCTGTTTCTGGGTGCCTTGCGCCGTGAAGTTCGCAAGCTGCATGAGAACGGTATTCGTCTACGGATCATTGGTGATCGTAGCCGCTTTGCCCCCGAGTTGCAGTTGGCCATGCGTGATGCCGAGGCGTTGACCGCTGGCGGGCAACGCATGACGTTAGTGGTGGCGGCCAACTACGGCGGGCAGTGGGATATTGCCCAGGCCGCCAGGCAGTTGGCCCGCCGGGTAGCCGCCGGCGAGCTCAATCCCGAAATGATTGATGAGCGAGCAGTGGAGCAAGGGTTGAGCACTGCCGATTGGCCACTGCCTGACCTGTGCATCCGCACCGGTGGTGAGCGGCGGATCAGCAACTTTCTACTGTGGCAGTTGGCCTACGCTGAACTGTACTTTTCCGATCTGTACTGGCCCGACTTCAAGCATGAGGCTATGCGTGAGGCGCTGGCCGATTTCGCTTGCCGTCAGCGGCGCTTTGGTAAAACCAGCGAACAGATAGCTGCGGAGGGCTGA
- the ispC gene encoding 1-deoxy-D-xylulose-5-phosphate reductoisomerase has protein sequence MRRQQLCVLGATGSIGVSTLDVAGRHPERYQVWALTGFSRVDVLLEQCLAHRPQVAVVAHAEQAVVLQQQLREAGLATEVLHGPEALCQVASSGQVDVVMAAIVGAAGLEPTLAAVRAGKRVLLANKEALVMSGALFMQAVAESGAQLLPIDSEHNAIFQCMPADYTRGLAPVGVRRILLTASGGPFREWPLEALASATPEQACAHPNWSMGQKISVDSASMMNKGLELIEACWLFDARPQQVEVVIHPQSVVHSLVDYVDGSVLAQMGNPDMRTPIAHALAWPERIDSGVSALDLLLTARLDFQAPDPQRFPCLGLARQAAEAGGTACAMLNAANEVAVAAFLERRIGFTDIPVIIEDTLNRITVESVKDLQHIMWADQVAREQAAHWVAQRS, from the coding sequence GTGAGGCGCCAGCAACTTTGTGTGCTGGGCGCCACCGGCTCGATTGGGGTCAGCACCCTGGATGTGGCCGGGCGGCATCCGGAGCGTTATCAGGTTTGGGCGCTGACGGGCTTCAGTCGCGTTGATGTTCTGCTTGAGCAGTGCCTGGCTCACCGCCCGCAGGTGGCGGTTGTCGCTCATGCCGAGCAGGCGGTGGTGCTGCAGCAGCAATTACGTGAGGCGGGTCTGGCAACCGAGGTGCTGCACGGTCCCGAGGCGTTGTGTCAGGTTGCTTCCAGCGGTCAGGTCGATGTGGTGATGGCGGCGATTGTTGGTGCTGCTGGTCTGGAACCGACCCTGGCAGCAGTGCGCGCCGGCAAGCGGGTACTGCTGGCCAACAAGGAAGCGCTGGTGATGTCCGGGGCGCTGTTCATGCAGGCCGTGGCTGAGTCCGGCGCTCAGTTGCTGCCCATCGATAGTGAGCACAATGCGATTTTTCAGTGTATGCCAGCCGATTACACCCGTGGTCTGGCACCGGTCGGGGTGCGTCGGATTCTATTGACGGCCTCCGGTGGTCCGTTCCGGGAGTGGCCGCTGGAGGCGCTGGCAAGCGCGACTCCTGAGCAGGCCTGTGCTCATCCCAACTGGTCAATGGGGCAGAAAATTTCAGTCGACTCGGCCAGCATGATGAACAAGGGGTTGGAGTTGATCGAAGCCTGCTGGCTGTTCGACGCCCGGCCGCAGCAGGTTGAGGTAGTGATTCATCCGCAAAGTGTGGTGCATTCGCTGGTTGATTATGTCGATGGCTCGGTACTGGCTCAGATGGGTAATCCCGATATGCGCACCCCGATTGCCCATGCGCTGGCCTGGCCGGAGCGTATCGATTCGGGCGTCAGTGCGCTGGATTTGCTGTTGACTGCCCGGCTGGACTTCCAGGCTCCTGATCCGCAGCGGTTCCCTTGCCTGGGGCTTGCGCGTCAGGCTGCTGAAGCCGGTGGGACTGCCTGCGCCATGCTCAATGCTGCCAATGAGGTCGCCGTGGCCGCCTTTCTTGAGCGGCGGATTGGTTTTACCGATATCCCTGTTATCATCGAAGACACACTGAACCGTATCACGGTGGAGTCGGTCAAAGATTTGCAGCACATAATGTGGGCCGATCAGGTTGCGCGTGAGCAGGCCGCGCACTGGGTTGCCCAGCGCAGTTGA
- the frr gene encoding ribosome recycling factor, whose translation MINEIKQDAQERMKKSVESLGHAFAKIRTGRAHPSILDSVMVSYYGSDTPLRQVANVIVEDSRTLALTVFDKGMIQAVEKAIMTSDLGLNPATAGTTIRVPMPALTEETRKGFTKQAKAEAENARVAVRNIRRDALSQLKDLQKEKEISEDEERRAADDVQKLTDKFIAEIDKALEVKEADLMAV comes from the coding sequence ATGATCAACGAAATCAAGCAGGATGCGCAGGAGCGCATGAAAAAATCGGTCGAATCGCTGGGCCATGCGTTTGCCAAGATCCGTACTGGTCGTGCGCACCCGAGTATCCTCGATAGCGTCATGGTGTCTTACTATGGTTCCGACACTCCGTTGCGTCAGGTCGCCAACGTGATCGTCGAGGACTCGCGTACTTTGGCACTGACGGTTTTCGACAAGGGAATGATTCAGGCGGTTGAAAAGGCCATCATGACCTCTGATCTGGGTCTCAACCCCGCTACCGCTGGAACTACCATCCGGGTGCCGATGCCAGCGCTGACCGAGGAAACCCGCAAGGGCTTTACCAAGCAGGCCAAGGCTGAAGCCGAGAATGCCCGGGTCGCGGTGCGCAATATCCGTCGTGACGCCCTGAGCCAGCTCAAGGATCTGCAGAAGGAAAAGGAAATCAGCGAAGACGAGGAGCGTCGTGCCGCTGATGATGTGCAAAAGCTGACTGACAAGTTCATCGCTGAAATTGACAAGGCCCTGGAAGTCAAGGAAGCGGACCTGATGGCCGTTTAA